In Sciurus carolinensis chromosome 4, mSciCar1.2, whole genome shotgun sequence, the sequence TCTGTGCTGGGGGTGTGGCTGCGTCCCTCAGGCCCCAAGTCTCAGACTGGGGGTggctcctcttcttttttttcctttttcttttctgaatgctGCCTTCACTGTCCTCTTCCTCAGCAAGAAAGACTTTGTTTCgtctttttttcttatgttttctttgacAGAGGGCTTGATCATCTTCCTCAGCAGAAATGTCCTCAGGAAAACTGAGTCGAGGGATCCCACCTTCAGAGAGGCCTTGGAACTTTTTGATTAGTTTGCAGAGACGCTTCCGGTTGAAGGGAGGGATGTTTTTCTTGTTGGTTATTTCCAAGAGTCGGTCCGCAACAGCCTTATAGTCAAACTGGAGAAGAAGCCCTGTGTCTTCCAAGGTGccacagtcctttcttcctctttcatcgctggctctctctctcctggAGTGGCATTTGCTCAATGCTGTCTTCTTTCTGCTGACTGCCTTTTTCCAAGCTGCCTCGTTTTCAAACGCCTCCTCTTCAGAGAGGTCACCATCACCCACTTTGGTTTTCTGCTCCTCCACTGTGTCTTCAGGTATGAGAGGAGACTTATCTACAATGACTTCAAAAACACCCCTAGCTATAGTCTGTACCAGTGTGTGGTCCTTGGTCTTGGCAGCAATTTTGCAGAATGGGTCAATAAACTTGAGGTTCTGATCTGCCAAAAGCTCTTTCCCTCCCACTTTGGATAGTTCGTCCAGATAAATATCGATGAAATGGAATCTCACTCCATCAGGAGACCGGCTCTCAGGACACAATATCTCCTTCATCAGAACATCTAGAAAAACCTTGATTTGGCTTTCCTCCCAGCCACTCCGTTTCAGAACTTCAAAAGACTGTCTCAGGACCAGGCGAATCAGCATGTAGTATTTGTCCAGGTGCAGCTTGTCTATTCCCTTCCATTCTCGATTTATGGTTTGCCAGAAGGTCTGAATGAACAGGTGTTGAGTCTCTGAGCTGTTAACAACATGGATGAGTTGGGAAATAGTGTTCGCTAGCTCCTCCATGGTATCTATGAAATGATGAAAGAAGTCTACGACTTAGAATGTCCATTGTATCTGAAAGATGATTGACCTAACAGCTGGCGCAGCGTCCCTTTATGCTCAGGCGAGAGCTGAGGAAACGGCTCCTGGACGCACTCATTCTCATCTGATTAGGAATGCTGGGGCACTGACTGTCAACATCAAGTCTCTCACCACGTGCCAGAGGTCCAGGAACACGACAAAGGGGCTGGGTTACCTGCAGAAGGGGTTCATCCTGCACCCACATGCAGTAGAAGAGTCCTTTCCATATTTTTAGGAGTTCTTCTTGGCTGAAACCTCCTGTCTCGCTCTGCGTCTTCACGCTGAGGTACTGGCGCAGCTTCCTCACCGCGCGGTCGCGGACGCCCTTCTCGCTGGACGCCAGTCGCTGAGCAAACTGGACCTCGGCGGGCTGCATGGCGGGGGCCATCGcgccccttctttttctttttttaaaatatttttttagttgtagatggacacaatatatttatttatttattttcatgtggtgccaacgattgaacccagggccctgcacgtgtgaggcaagcgctttaccactgagcctcagcctcagcccaTGGGCCTAGTATTTTCTTTGTGGAtagattattgtttttattttggtgttgggATTGACCCTAGGGCCTTACTGATAGCAAGCACATGCTCTACTTCAGTACAAACACAgctgcagatttttaaaatattaattaaatgtgTTGTTATAGGGAATGGTGGACAGGATAATGGCCTCCTACAGATAGATAGTCATGTCCCAATCCCTAGAGCTTATTAATGTCACTTGCAAgacttttaaaagtgaaaaagagaggaagaagaggaggtcaAAGTGATGTGATGTGCAAAGTATTTGACCTACCACTGCTTGCACTGTAGATGGAGGAAGGTGTCATGAGCCAAGTAATGAGAACTTCCTCTAGAAGCTGAAAAAGTCAAGGAAACACACTGCCCTCTAGATCCTTCAGTTTGCTTGTTCTCTTTCGTTctgtactagggatggaacccagggccttgcccatgttaggcaagcactgtaacactgagctatatctccagcccttttaattttttttttgaatagagtcttgctaaatttttcAAGTTGGTCTTAAACTTGggattctgcctcagcctcctgtgtctttgggattataggtgtgcaccttTGTGCCTGACATAGGTTGTTGATTCAACACCTTTTACCTTTTCTGATATATGTGgggatttttgtcatttttgttgttgtttgtttgtggttctgggggttgaatccagggattgtttaacactgagctacatccttagtcccattttaaattttattttgagttagggtctcactaaattgccaaggttgaccTCAAGCTtattatgatcttcctgcctcagtctcctaaattgctgggattacaggcatgtgctaccatgcttTGATTCTAATACAGGTTTTTAAGTGTATAAATTTGCTTCTAAGCACTGCTTTAGCTATATCCCATGCATTTTGATatactgaatatttattattgtgaagggaaaaaatttttaaatttcttgtattTCTTCATTGGCCCAAAAGTTATTcagaagtatattatttaattcacaaatatttatggatttcttatatttctttggttgtttttttttctagtttagtATTGTGGTTAGAGAATGTTCTTTGCTGGTTTTTATCCTTTTACATTTATGAAAATTGATTTATGGTCTaatatcgcgttccctctggccgcagagagagacacgacaaacgtctgaagctttggaagtttattatccacagtccctctcctacacttctcttactcccagcttccgcgcactcccagcttccgcgcactcccagcttccagctcagcttcagccttcgcccCCCTACTcgcccacccaccaggcttatatacacttcaaccaatcaggggagagtacacgaggtaaacgcggacagctgcaagcataggataggtacacgaggggggcatgctctaatcacatcgttaactagccaatcattggaattcgctggttgtttactgtatagctggccgcttttggctcagcgtcaggcgccatcttgaccatgcccaaggctgggggtcccggaaaccccgacagtcTAACACCTTGTTTAGCTGGGAGAATGAAGCATGTGTGcttgaaaagaatttgtagtatgctaattttgtACAGAGTGCTCTATTGACATCAGTTAAGCCAAGTCCAAGGCTTTGATCTACCTGTTGATTTTTCAtccaattcttttatttatttttgagagtgGGTTTATTGACAACTCCAACATTGCTGAATTGTCCACTTCTTCCttcaattttgtcaattttttgccATATTTATTTTGACCTCTGTTGTTaggtatgttttttattttctggataaATTGAccatttatcattataaaatttccatttgtatctgtaataatatatattatacaaaagtctattttgtctgctCTTAGTATAGTCATTCTACTGCTCCTACATACTgttcacatccctagccctctttgTTTACTTACTTTGATATGTTCTTACATGTatcattatttcattcctttcatgaatgaataatatttcattgtatgacaGCCCATATTTTGTTCATCCACTTGTTCACTGATGGACATTTGTTTCCACCTTTGGCTATCATAAATAATACTGCTGTAAGCATTCATTACAAGTTTCTTTctggacatatattttcatttcttttgggtacatAACTAAGAATAGAATTGCTGGATCTTGCTTTGATTATCTCATGTGGTTGACCATATGTCAGTTGGGTCAGCAGTTTTTCTGAAGTCTCATTTTGACTGGATGTCCAAGATAGTTCACTTACATGGTTGTTGGTTGATGCTGTTGATCAAAGTTCAGCAAGCTGTTGACCCAGTCCACTGCATGTGACCTTTTTAGCATGGTGGTCTTTTTACATTGTGGGTAAGTTCcatcagagtgtgtgtgtgtgtgtgtgtgtgtgtgtgtatgtatgtgtgtgtttgtgtgtatttattttaaatattttttagttattgattgacctttatttattttttatgtggtgctgaggattgaacccagtgtctcacacatacgaggcaagcgctttaccactgagccacaaccccagcccatatttattttgtgatccTGGCAATTATACGCAGAGCTTGTGCATTttaggtaagcactgtaccattgaactacatccccacctttttttatttcatcttgaaatgaggtctcactgagttgcccagatTAGCCTTGAactaacttgtaatcctcctatctcaacctcccCAGTAGTTGGGATTAAAGTTGTGTGCCACTACTTCTGgctatttttatatctattgtgatgactatttatttttatttataaaagttgtatttatttcttttttgatccaATTTCCTTTCTAATTATCTTGGTCATTtgttatatttccattttgttggtcCTTAATCCTTTATATCATCCTTATAGATtatatctgatatttttattcatgtgtttGGTAATCTAATCCCACTGTTCATTGACTTCACAGAGTCTTGCTCATGAAGGTTGTAttgcatgttttataattttatttatttcttttgagacaggatctcactgtgttgcccaggctggtctcaaattcctgggcttaggtgatcatcctgcctcagtctcctaagtgtTGGTACTATGCTTGGCTATGTTTTGTACTTTTAGATTGTGCCATCATCTTTAGTGTGGTTTTATCTTTTGAGGATCCTGGGCAGTTTAAGTTGAAGGCTcacttactttgttttatttatttctgttaagTGCCCCCAGGAATATTACTGACAGTGACTATAATTATGTACAGGAGCATTCAGACATTCCTATATAgaacttgtgtatgtgtgtgtgtgtgtgtgtttatgtgtgtgtgtataataggGTTTTTGGAATAAGGCTTCAGCTcaaatttttacttatatatttttatttcttttatggtgtgggggattgaacccaggggcactttgtccttgagctatatccctagttccttttaattttttatttcaagatgggtcttgctaagttgctgaggttgacctcaaacttgtgatatacttgccttagcctcctaaattgctgggattataggtgtgtgtcacggTGCCATGCtacctcaaaattttaaaggctgtaacataaaaataattttgatcaaAGTTTAACTTATAGGTTTGGATAAATCTGAACTCCTCTCTTCACACagagaaatttcattttaaaattataaaacttaatgTTTGATGTTACTCTTATTGCAGTAAGATATGTGCTGGTACAAAG encodes:
- the LOC124982382 gene encoding ribosomal RNA processing protein 1 homolog B-like — protein: MAPAMQPAEVQFAQRLASSEKGVRDRAVRKLRQYLSVKTQSETGGFSQEELLKIWKGLFYCMWVQDEPLLQEELANTISQLIHVVNSSETQHLFIQTFWQTINREWKGIDKLHLDKYYMLIRLVLRQSFEVLKRSGWEESQIKVFLDVLMKEILCPESRSPDGVRFHFIDIYLDELSKVGGKELLADQNLKFIDPFCKIAAKTKDHTLVQTIARGVFEVIVDKSPLIPEDTVEEQKTKVGDGDLSEEEAFENEAAWKKAVSRKKTALSKCHSRRERASDERGRKDCGTLEDTGLLLQFDYKAVADRLLEITNKKNIPPFNRKRLCKLIKKFQGLSEGGIPRLSFPEDISAEEDDQALCQRKHKKKRRNKVFLAEEEDSEGSIQKRKRKKKKRSHPQSETWGLRDAATPPAQSGGGEPAPAQRQTPQERAAEPRAEAESSTREKSSSERPPSVPTHSRRKRLKRKSLGAQGDIWDPTELPLEDRARSGPGSSHPQGPAARGSPTDGAQVLKRKRKLGALPVNGSGQASLTQCRRPQKKKAEPSSLDLYNLSSQKTTILKKRKKMKEMSNLIEHNGILGSRVRQIQALGTSISPLKK